The following proteins are encoded in a genomic region of Anas acuta chromosome 28, bAnaAcu1.1, whole genome shotgun sequence:
- the ADAM15 gene encoding disintegrin and metalloproteinase domain-containing protein 15 isoform X10 has protein sequence MARALLLALGVLLAAATGAHGRGAGDSWQQHPAELGHYWHVTPWVLRGERPLRLEEAMQGGFPSRLQVVLELEGAQLVLELEQNWDLVLGTGALLYYLPNGTRVVQETSRQEHCCYRGNVRGFPSSWASLCACSGLSGHFRVAENRSYGLEPDTSGPPGSHILYRLREVRLAPRACGQGPPEPPPVEVETEPPRLQRGKRSVAEPRFVELVMVLDHAAFQNYPDLNRARTRTLEIANQVDTFFQPLGVRVALVAVEVWSEGDRFEVGRSARATLERFLRWRQEELLPRLPHDNAQLLTGSSFDDVAVGMSVQASMCSPTRSGGVSMDYSVSVLVIASTVAHQLGHSLGMGHDGVGRFCECSNLYHDHGCIMDLPTGLTPGLSFSNCSQQDLERSLGQGLGWCLFNVPEPQQLAESPRCGNRFLEPGEGCDCGLSLECTDPCCNSSTCQLVPGAQCATGDTCCHDCQLRRAGHLCREPLGECDLPEFCDGVSPHCPPNAFLQDGQPCAGGRARCYGGACATYEGQCQQLLGPGASPVSSSCMASLNAKGDERGHCGQLANGSYVACAQQDAGCGRLQCRRGGARGGRAESSCQGTTLPGVEDVSDAAMVLPGTACGPGKVCLQHQCQDVSVLGDQQCRSKCHGHGVCNNHGHCHCEPGWAPPTCESPGAGGSQDSGPAATLERGSRSRSPPWPGRAPRSAPGPRSGARPRSCRSCTAARPQVLPSPPRLAGPCPRTPRGLHCRAARAPPATPTSPSSLPGRRRRPPRAPPGRPEQGRDRRWSCQAGWGGRGARGGLAARLSPPGQ, from the exons ATGGCACGGGCGCTGCTCCTCGCCCTAGGGGTGCTGCTCGCCGCCGCTACCGGGGCGCACGGGAGAGGCGCAG GtgacagctggcagcagcaccctgcagagctgggacacTACTGGCACGTGACGCCGTGGGTCCTGCGGGGTGAGCGCCCGCTCCGCCTGGAGGAGGCGATGCAG GGGGGGTTCCCCAGCCGGCTGCaggtggtgctggagctggagggagcgcagctggtgctggagctggagcaaaactg GGATCTGGTGCTGGGCACCGGGGCGCTGCTCTACTACCTGCCCAACGGCACGCGGGTGGTGCAGGAGACCAGCAGGCAG gagcactgctgcTACCGGGGGAACGTGCGAGGTTTCCCCAGCTCCTGGGCCAGCCTCTGTGCCTGCTCCGGACTCAg TGGCCATTTCCGAGTGGCAGAGAACAGGAGCTACGGGCTGGAGCCGGACACCAGCGGCCCCCCGGGGAGCCACATCTTGTACCGGCTGCGGGAGGTCCGGCTGGCACCGAGGGCCTGTGGGCAGGGACCCCCAGAGCCTCCCCCGGTGGAGGTGGAGACGGAGCCGCCCCGGCTGCAGAGG GGCAAGCGGTCGGTGGCGGAGCCGCGGTTTGTGGAGCTGGTGATGGTGCTGGACCACGCTGCG TTCCAGAACTACCCCGACCTGAACCGTGCCCGCACCCGGACCCTGGAAATCGCCAACCAGGTGGACACG TTCTTCCAGCCTCTGGGCGTGCGCGTGGCCTTGGTGGCGGTGGAGGTGTGGAGCGAGGGCGACAGGTTCGAGGTGGGGCGCAGTGCCCGGGCCACGCTGGAGCGGTTCCTGCGGTGGcgccaggaggagctgctgccccggcTGCCCCACGACAACGCGCAGCTCCTCAC GGGCTCCAGCTTTGATGACGTCGCGGTGGGGATGTCGGTCCAAGCCTCCATGTGCTCGCCCACGCGCTCCGGGGGGGTCAGCATG GACTACTCGGTCAGCGTCCTCGTCATCGCCTCCACTGTGGCCCATCAGCTGGGACACAGCCTGGGCATGGGCCACGACGGCGTCGGGCGCTTCTGCGAGTGCAGCAACCTCTACCACGACCACGGCTGCATCATGGACTTGCCCACGGG GCTCACACCCGGCTTGAGCTTCAGcaactgcagccagcaggacctgGAGCgcagcctggggcaggggctgggctggtgccTCTTCAACGTGCCCGAGCCCCAGCAGCTGGCCGAGAGCCCCCGCTGCGGGAACCGCTTCCTGGAGCCGGGCGAGGGCTGCGACTGCGGCCTCAGCCTG GAGTGCACCGACCCCTGCTGCAACAGCAGCACCTGCCAGCTGGTGCCCGGAGCGCAGTGTGCCACGGGGGACACCTGCTGCCACGACTGCCAG CTGCGCCGTGCGGGACATCTGTGCCGGGAGCCTCTGGGGGAGTGCGACCTGCCCGAGTTCTGTGATGGGGTCTCACCTCACTGCCCACCCAACGCCTTCCTGCAGGACGGGCAGCCCTGCGCTGGGGGGCGGGCGCGCTGCTACGGCGGCGCCTGTGCCACCTACGAggggcagtgccagcagctcctggggccaG GTGCCAGCCCTGTCTCCAGCTCCTGCATGGCCTCCCTGAACGCGAAAGGGGACGAACGTGGGCACTGCGGGCAGCTCGCCAATGGCTCCTACGTCGCCTGTGCCCAGCA GGATGCCGGCTGCGGGAGGCTGCAGTGCCGGCGTGGCGGTGCCCGTGGGGGCCGAGCGGAGAGCTCCTGCCAGGGAACCACGCTGCCCGGGGTCGAGGACGTGAGCGATGCAGCCATGGTGCTGCCCGGCACAGCCTGCGGCCCCGGGAAG GTGTGCCTCCAGCACCAGTGCCAGGACGTCTCGGTGCTGGGCGACCAGCAGTGCCGGAGCAAGTGCCACGGGCACGGG GTGTGCAACAACCACGGGCACTGCCACTGCGAGCCGGGCTGGGCGCCCCCCACCTGCGAGAGCCCCGGAGCGGGGGGCAGCCAGGAcagcggccccgccgccacgCTGGAGCGAG GATCTCGCAGCCGGAGCCCCCCTTGGCCGGGCAGGgccccccgcagcgcccccggcccccgcagTGGCGCCAGGCCACGGAGCTGCAGGTCATGCACAGCAGCAAG ACCCCAGGTCCTGCCAAGCCCCCCCCGCCTCGCCGGCCCCTGCCCTCGGACCCCCCGGGGCCTTCACTGCCGCGCAGCGAGAgcccccccggccacccccaCGTCACCGTCATCCCTTCCAG gccggcgccgccgccccccgcgggCACCCCCCGGGAGGCCTGAGCAGGGCCGGGATCGCCGCTGGAGCTGCCAGGCCgggtggggggggcggggagctCGGGGGGGCCTCGCCGCCCGCTTGTCGCCGCCGGGCCAATAA
- the ADAM15 gene encoding disintegrin and metalloproteinase domain-containing protein 15 isoform X1: MARALLLALGVLLAAATGAHGRGAGDSWQQHPAELGHYWHVTPWVLRGERPLRLEEAMQGGFPSRLQVVLELEGAQLVLELEQNWDLVLGTGALLYYLPNGTRVVQETSRQEHCCYRGNVRGFPSSWASLCACSGLSGHFRVAENRSYGLEPDTSGPPGSHILYRLREVRLAPRACGQGPPEPPPVEVETEPPRLQRGKRSVAEPRFVELVMVLDHAAFQNYPDLNRARTRTLEIANQVDTFFQPLGVRVALVAVEVWSEGDRFEVGRSARATLERFLRWRQEELLPRLPHDNAQLLTGSSFDDVAVGMSVQASMCSPTRSGGVSMDYSVSVLVIASTVAHQLGHSLGMGHDGVGRFCECSNLYHDHGCIMDLPTGLTPGLSFSNCSQQDLERSLGQGLGWCLFNVPEPQQLAESPRCGNRFLEPGEGCDCGLSLECTDPCCNSSTCQLVPGAQCATGDTCCHDCQLRRAGHLCREPLGECDLPEFCDGVSPHCPPNAFLQDGQPCAGGRARCYGGACATYEGQCQQLLGPGASPVSSSCMASLNAKGDERGHCGQLANGSYVACAQQDAGCGRLQCRRGGARGGRAESSCQGTTLPGVEDVSDAAMVLPGTACGPGKVCLQHQCQDVSVLGDQQCRSKCHGHGVCNNHGHCHCEPGWAPPTCESPGAGGSQDSGPAATLERGGSALPTALLLSALLGLALVLGLCCARRAGLHKHLCQLGKGTSCQYSAETRVRFLGPEAPDGWSGISQPEPPLAGQGPPQRPRPPQWRQATELQVMHSSKPAVPARPDPPARPLPPDPLTKASQAPPSDRPPPPTRPLPADPVAPGTQTPGPAKPPPPRRPLPSDPPGPSLPRSESPPGHPHVTVIPSRPAPPPPAGTPREA, encoded by the exons ATGGCACGGGCGCTGCTCCTCGCCCTAGGGGTGCTGCTCGCCGCCGCTACCGGGGCGCACGGGAGAGGCGCAG GtgacagctggcagcagcaccctgcagagctgggacacTACTGGCACGTGACGCCGTGGGTCCTGCGGGGTGAGCGCCCGCTCCGCCTGGAGGAGGCGATGCAG GGGGGGTTCCCCAGCCGGCTGCaggtggtgctggagctggagggagcgcagctggtgctggagctggagcaaaactg GGATCTGGTGCTGGGCACCGGGGCGCTGCTCTACTACCTGCCCAACGGCACGCGGGTGGTGCAGGAGACCAGCAGGCAG gagcactgctgcTACCGGGGGAACGTGCGAGGTTTCCCCAGCTCCTGGGCCAGCCTCTGTGCCTGCTCCGGACTCAg TGGCCATTTCCGAGTGGCAGAGAACAGGAGCTACGGGCTGGAGCCGGACACCAGCGGCCCCCCGGGGAGCCACATCTTGTACCGGCTGCGGGAGGTCCGGCTGGCACCGAGGGCCTGTGGGCAGGGACCCCCAGAGCCTCCCCCGGTGGAGGTGGAGACGGAGCCGCCCCGGCTGCAGAGG GGCAAGCGGTCGGTGGCGGAGCCGCGGTTTGTGGAGCTGGTGATGGTGCTGGACCACGCTGCG TTCCAGAACTACCCCGACCTGAACCGTGCCCGCACCCGGACCCTGGAAATCGCCAACCAGGTGGACACG TTCTTCCAGCCTCTGGGCGTGCGCGTGGCCTTGGTGGCGGTGGAGGTGTGGAGCGAGGGCGACAGGTTCGAGGTGGGGCGCAGTGCCCGGGCCACGCTGGAGCGGTTCCTGCGGTGGcgccaggaggagctgctgccccggcTGCCCCACGACAACGCGCAGCTCCTCAC GGGCTCCAGCTTTGATGACGTCGCGGTGGGGATGTCGGTCCAAGCCTCCATGTGCTCGCCCACGCGCTCCGGGGGGGTCAGCATG GACTACTCGGTCAGCGTCCTCGTCATCGCCTCCACTGTGGCCCATCAGCTGGGACACAGCCTGGGCATGGGCCACGACGGCGTCGGGCGCTTCTGCGAGTGCAGCAACCTCTACCACGACCACGGCTGCATCATGGACTTGCCCACGGG GCTCACACCCGGCTTGAGCTTCAGcaactgcagccagcaggacctgGAGCgcagcctggggcaggggctgggctggtgccTCTTCAACGTGCCCGAGCCCCAGCAGCTGGCCGAGAGCCCCCGCTGCGGGAACCGCTTCCTGGAGCCGGGCGAGGGCTGCGACTGCGGCCTCAGCCTG GAGTGCACCGACCCCTGCTGCAACAGCAGCACCTGCCAGCTGGTGCCCGGAGCGCAGTGTGCCACGGGGGACACCTGCTGCCACGACTGCCAG CTGCGCCGTGCGGGACATCTGTGCCGGGAGCCTCTGGGGGAGTGCGACCTGCCCGAGTTCTGTGATGGGGTCTCACCTCACTGCCCACCCAACGCCTTCCTGCAGGACGGGCAGCCCTGCGCTGGGGGGCGGGCGCGCTGCTACGGCGGCGCCTGTGCCACCTACGAggggcagtgccagcagctcctggggccaG GTGCCAGCCCTGTCTCCAGCTCCTGCATGGCCTCCCTGAACGCGAAAGGGGACGAACGTGGGCACTGCGGGCAGCTCGCCAATGGCTCCTACGTCGCCTGTGCCCAGCA GGATGCCGGCTGCGGGAGGCTGCAGTGCCGGCGTGGCGGTGCCCGTGGGGGCCGAGCGGAGAGCTCCTGCCAGGGAACCACGCTGCCCGGGGTCGAGGACGTGAGCGATGCAGCCATGGTGCTGCCCGGCACAGCCTGCGGCCCCGGGAAG GTGTGCCTCCAGCACCAGTGCCAGGACGTCTCGGTGCTGGGCGACCAGCAGTGCCGGAGCAAGTGCCACGGGCACGGG GTGTGCAACAACCACGGGCACTGCCACTGCGAGCCGGGCTGGGCGCCCCCCACCTGCGAGAGCCCCGGAGCGGGGGGCAGCCAGGAcagcggccccgccgccacgCTGGAGCGAG GGGGGAGCGCTCTGCCCACCGCCCTGCTGCTGAGcgcgctgctggggctggcgctggtgctggggctgtgctgcgcGCGCCGCGCCGGGCTGCACAAACACCTCTGCCAGCTGGGCAAGGGGACGTCGTGCCAGTACAG CGCTGAGACCCGGGTCCGATTCCTGGGTCCAGAAGCCCCAGACGGCTGGAGCGG GATCTCGCAGCCGGAGCCCCCCTTGGCCGGGCAGGgccccccgcagcgcccccggcccccgcagTGGCGCCAGGCCACGGAGCTGCAGGTCATGCACAGCAGCAAG CCGGCTGTCCCGGCCCGGCCCGATCCTCCTGCGCGGCCTCTCCCGCCCGACCCTCTAACCAAGGCCTCCCAG GCCCCCCCCTCGGACAggccgcccccccccacccgccCGCTGCCTGCGGACCCCGTGGCGCCAGGCACTCAG ACCCCAGGTCCTGCCAAGCCCCCCCCGCCTCGCCGGCCCCTGCCCTCGGACCCCCCGGGGCCTTCACTGCCGCGCAGCGAGAgcccccccggccacccccaCGTCACCGTCATCCCTTCCAG gccggcgccgccgccccccgcgggCACCCCCCGGGAGGCCTGA
- the ADAM15 gene encoding disintegrin and metalloproteinase domain-containing protein 15 isoform X7, whose product MARALLLALGVLLAAATGAHGRGAGDSWQQHPAELGHYWHVTPWVLRGERPLRLEEAMQGGFPSRLQVVLELEGAQLVLELEQNWDLVLGTGALLYYLPNGTRVVQETSRQEHCCYRGNVRGFPSSWASLCACSGLSGHFRVAENRSYGLEPDTSGPPGSHILYRLREVRLAPRACGQGPPEPPPVEVETEPPRLQRGKRSVAEPRFVELVMVLDHAAFQNYPDLNRARTRTLEIANQVDTFFQPLGVRVALVAVEVWSEGDRFEVGRSARATLERFLRWRQEELLPRLPHDNAQLLTGSSFDDVAVGMSVQASMCSPTRSGGVSMDYSVSVLVIASTVAHQLGHSLGMGHDGVGRFCECSNLYHDHGCIMDLPTGLTPGLSFSNCSQQDLERSLGQGLGWCLFNVPEPQQLAESPRCGNRFLEPGEGCDCGLSLECTDPCCNSSTCQLVPGAQCATGDTCCHDCQLRRAGHLCREPLGECDLPEFCDGVSPHCPPNAFLQDGQPCAGGRARCYGGACATYEGQCQQLLGPGASPVSSSCMASLNAKGDERGHCGQLANGSYVACAQQDAGCGRLQCRRGGARGGRAESSCQGTTLPGVEDVSDAAMVLPGTACGPGKVCLQHQCQDVSVLGDQQCRSKCHGHGVCNNHGHCHCEPGWAPPTCESPGAGGSQDSGPAATLERGSRSRSPPWPGRAPRSAPGPRSGARPRSCRSCTAARPPPRTGRPPPPARCLRTPWRQALRPQVLPSPPRLAGPCPRTPRGLHCRAARAPPATPTSPSSLPGRRRRPPRAPPGRPEQGRDRRWSCQAGWGGRGARGGLAARLSPPGQ is encoded by the exons ATGGCACGGGCGCTGCTCCTCGCCCTAGGGGTGCTGCTCGCCGCCGCTACCGGGGCGCACGGGAGAGGCGCAG GtgacagctggcagcagcaccctgcagagctgggacacTACTGGCACGTGACGCCGTGGGTCCTGCGGGGTGAGCGCCCGCTCCGCCTGGAGGAGGCGATGCAG GGGGGGTTCCCCAGCCGGCTGCaggtggtgctggagctggagggagcgcagctggtgctggagctggagcaaaactg GGATCTGGTGCTGGGCACCGGGGCGCTGCTCTACTACCTGCCCAACGGCACGCGGGTGGTGCAGGAGACCAGCAGGCAG gagcactgctgcTACCGGGGGAACGTGCGAGGTTTCCCCAGCTCCTGGGCCAGCCTCTGTGCCTGCTCCGGACTCAg TGGCCATTTCCGAGTGGCAGAGAACAGGAGCTACGGGCTGGAGCCGGACACCAGCGGCCCCCCGGGGAGCCACATCTTGTACCGGCTGCGGGAGGTCCGGCTGGCACCGAGGGCCTGTGGGCAGGGACCCCCAGAGCCTCCCCCGGTGGAGGTGGAGACGGAGCCGCCCCGGCTGCAGAGG GGCAAGCGGTCGGTGGCGGAGCCGCGGTTTGTGGAGCTGGTGATGGTGCTGGACCACGCTGCG TTCCAGAACTACCCCGACCTGAACCGTGCCCGCACCCGGACCCTGGAAATCGCCAACCAGGTGGACACG TTCTTCCAGCCTCTGGGCGTGCGCGTGGCCTTGGTGGCGGTGGAGGTGTGGAGCGAGGGCGACAGGTTCGAGGTGGGGCGCAGTGCCCGGGCCACGCTGGAGCGGTTCCTGCGGTGGcgccaggaggagctgctgccccggcTGCCCCACGACAACGCGCAGCTCCTCAC GGGCTCCAGCTTTGATGACGTCGCGGTGGGGATGTCGGTCCAAGCCTCCATGTGCTCGCCCACGCGCTCCGGGGGGGTCAGCATG GACTACTCGGTCAGCGTCCTCGTCATCGCCTCCACTGTGGCCCATCAGCTGGGACACAGCCTGGGCATGGGCCACGACGGCGTCGGGCGCTTCTGCGAGTGCAGCAACCTCTACCACGACCACGGCTGCATCATGGACTTGCCCACGGG GCTCACACCCGGCTTGAGCTTCAGcaactgcagccagcaggacctgGAGCgcagcctggggcaggggctgggctggtgccTCTTCAACGTGCCCGAGCCCCAGCAGCTGGCCGAGAGCCCCCGCTGCGGGAACCGCTTCCTGGAGCCGGGCGAGGGCTGCGACTGCGGCCTCAGCCTG GAGTGCACCGACCCCTGCTGCAACAGCAGCACCTGCCAGCTGGTGCCCGGAGCGCAGTGTGCCACGGGGGACACCTGCTGCCACGACTGCCAG CTGCGCCGTGCGGGACATCTGTGCCGGGAGCCTCTGGGGGAGTGCGACCTGCCCGAGTTCTGTGATGGGGTCTCACCTCACTGCCCACCCAACGCCTTCCTGCAGGACGGGCAGCCCTGCGCTGGGGGGCGGGCGCGCTGCTACGGCGGCGCCTGTGCCACCTACGAggggcagtgccagcagctcctggggccaG GTGCCAGCCCTGTCTCCAGCTCCTGCATGGCCTCCCTGAACGCGAAAGGGGACGAACGTGGGCACTGCGGGCAGCTCGCCAATGGCTCCTACGTCGCCTGTGCCCAGCA GGATGCCGGCTGCGGGAGGCTGCAGTGCCGGCGTGGCGGTGCCCGTGGGGGCCGAGCGGAGAGCTCCTGCCAGGGAACCACGCTGCCCGGGGTCGAGGACGTGAGCGATGCAGCCATGGTGCTGCCCGGCACAGCCTGCGGCCCCGGGAAG GTGTGCCTCCAGCACCAGTGCCAGGACGTCTCGGTGCTGGGCGACCAGCAGTGCCGGAGCAAGTGCCACGGGCACGGG GTGTGCAACAACCACGGGCACTGCCACTGCGAGCCGGGCTGGGCGCCCCCCACCTGCGAGAGCCCCGGAGCGGGGGGCAGCCAGGAcagcggccccgccgccacgCTGGAGCGAG GATCTCGCAGCCGGAGCCCCCCTTGGCCGGGCAGGgccccccgcagcgcccccggcccccgcagTGGCGCCAGGCCACGGAGCTGCAGGTCATGCACAGCAGCAAG GCCCCCCCCTCGGACAggccgcccccccccacccgccCGCTGCCTGCGGACCCCGTGGCGCCAGGCACTCAG ACCCCAGGTCCTGCCAAGCCCCCCCCGCCTCGCCGGCCCCTGCCCTCGGACCCCCCGGGGCCTTCACTGCCGCGCAGCGAGAgcccccccggccacccccaCGTCACCGTCATCCCTTCCAG gccggcgccgccgccccccgcgggCACCCCCCGGGAGGCCTGAGCAGGGCCGGGATCGCCGCTGGAGCTGCCAGGCCgggtggggggggcggggagctCGGGGGGGCCTCGCCGCCCGCTTGTCGCCGCCGGGCCAATAA
- the ADAM15 gene encoding disintegrin and metalloproteinase domain-containing protein 15 isoform X2: MARALLLALGVLLAAATGAHGRGAGDSWQQHPAELGHYWHVTPWVLRGERPLRLEEAMQGGFPSRLQVVLELEGAQLVLELEQNWDLVLGTGALLYYLPNGTRVVQETSRQEHCCYRGNVRGFPSSWASLCACSGLSGHFRVAENRSYGLEPDTSGPPGSHILYRLREVRLAPRACGQGPPEPPPVEVETEPPRLQRGKRSVAEPRFVELVMVLDHAAFQNYPDLNRARTRTLEIANQVDTFFQPLGVRVALVAVEVWSEGDRFEVGRSARATLERFLRWRQEELLPRLPHDNAQLLTGSSFDDVAVGMSVQASMCSPTRSGGVSMDYSVSVLVIASTVAHQLGHSLGMGHDGVGRFCECSNLYHDHGCIMDLPTGLTPGLSFSNCSQQDLERSLGQGLGWCLFNVPEPQQLAESPRCGNRFLEPGEGCDCGLSLECTDPCCNSSTCQLVPGAQCATGDTCCHDCQLRRAGHLCREPLGECDLPEFCDGVSPHCPPNAFLQDGQPCAGGRARCYGGACATYEGQCQQLLGPGASPVSSSCMASLNAKGDERGHCGQLANGSYVACAQQDAGCGRLQCRRGGARGGRAESSCQGTTLPGVEDVSDAAMVLPGTACGPGKVCLQHQCQDVSVLGDQQCRSKCHGHGVCNNHGHCHCEPGWAPPTCESPGAGGSQDSGPAATLERGGSALPTALLLSALLGLALVLGLCCARRAGLHKHLCQLGKGTSCQYRISQPEPPLAGQGPPQRPRPPQWRQATELQVMHSSKPAVPARPDPPARPLPPDPLTKASQAPPSDRPPPPTRPLPADPVAPGTQTPGPAKPPPPRRPLPSDPPGPSLPRSESPPGHPHVTVIPSRPAPPPPAGTPREA; the protein is encoded by the exons ATGGCACGGGCGCTGCTCCTCGCCCTAGGGGTGCTGCTCGCCGCCGCTACCGGGGCGCACGGGAGAGGCGCAG GtgacagctggcagcagcaccctgcagagctgggacacTACTGGCACGTGACGCCGTGGGTCCTGCGGGGTGAGCGCCCGCTCCGCCTGGAGGAGGCGATGCAG GGGGGGTTCCCCAGCCGGCTGCaggtggtgctggagctggagggagcgcagctggtgctggagctggagcaaaactg GGATCTGGTGCTGGGCACCGGGGCGCTGCTCTACTACCTGCCCAACGGCACGCGGGTGGTGCAGGAGACCAGCAGGCAG gagcactgctgcTACCGGGGGAACGTGCGAGGTTTCCCCAGCTCCTGGGCCAGCCTCTGTGCCTGCTCCGGACTCAg TGGCCATTTCCGAGTGGCAGAGAACAGGAGCTACGGGCTGGAGCCGGACACCAGCGGCCCCCCGGGGAGCCACATCTTGTACCGGCTGCGGGAGGTCCGGCTGGCACCGAGGGCCTGTGGGCAGGGACCCCCAGAGCCTCCCCCGGTGGAGGTGGAGACGGAGCCGCCCCGGCTGCAGAGG GGCAAGCGGTCGGTGGCGGAGCCGCGGTTTGTGGAGCTGGTGATGGTGCTGGACCACGCTGCG TTCCAGAACTACCCCGACCTGAACCGTGCCCGCACCCGGACCCTGGAAATCGCCAACCAGGTGGACACG TTCTTCCAGCCTCTGGGCGTGCGCGTGGCCTTGGTGGCGGTGGAGGTGTGGAGCGAGGGCGACAGGTTCGAGGTGGGGCGCAGTGCCCGGGCCACGCTGGAGCGGTTCCTGCGGTGGcgccaggaggagctgctgccccggcTGCCCCACGACAACGCGCAGCTCCTCAC GGGCTCCAGCTTTGATGACGTCGCGGTGGGGATGTCGGTCCAAGCCTCCATGTGCTCGCCCACGCGCTCCGGGGGGGTCAGCATG GACTACTCGGTCAGCGTCCTCGTCATCGCCTCCACTGTGGCCCATCAGCTGGGACACAGCCTGGGCATGGGCCACGACGGCGTCGGGCGCTTCTGCGAGTGCAGCAACCTCTACCACGACCACGGCTGCATCATGGACTTGCCCACGGG GCTCACACCCGGCTTGAGCTTCAGcaactgcagccagcaggacctgGAGCgcagcctggggcaggggctgggctggtgccTCTTCAACGTGCCCGAGCCCCAGCAGCTGGCCGAGAGCCCCCGCTGCGGGAACCGCTTCCTGGAGCCGGGCGAGGGCTGCGACTGCGGCCTCAGCCTG GAGTGCACCGACCCCTGCTGCAACAGCAGCACCTGCCAGCTGGTGCCCGGAGCGCAGTGTGCCACGGGGGACACCTGCTGCCACGACTGCCAG CTGCGCCGTGCGGGACATCTGTGCCGGGAGCCTCTGGGGGAGTGCGACCTGCCCGAGTTCTGTGATGGGGTCTCACCTCACTGCCCACCCAACGCCTTCCTGCAGGACGGGCAGCCCTGCGCTGGGGGGCGGGCGCGCTGCTACGGCGGCGCCTGTGCCACCTACGAggggcagtgccagcagctcctggggccaG GTGCCAGCCCTGTCTCCAGCTCCTGCATGGCCTCCCTGAACGCGAAAGGGGACGAACGTGGGCACTGCGGGCAGCTCGCCAATGGCTCCTACGTCGCCTGTGCCCAGCA GGATGCCGGCTGCGGGAGGCTGCAGTGCCGGCGTGGCGGTGCCCGTGGGGGCCGAGCGGAGAGCTCCTGCCAGGGAACCACGCTGCCCGGGGTCGAGGACGTGAGCGATGCAGCCATGGTGCTGCCCGGCACAGCCTGCGGCCCCGGGAAG GTGTGCCTCCAGCACCAGTGCCAGGACGTCTCGGTGCTGGGCGACCAGCAGTGCCGGAGCAAGTGCCACGGGCACGGG GTGTGCAACAACCACGGGCACTGCCACTGCGAGCCGGGCTGGGCGCCCCCCACCTGCGAGAGCCCCGGAGCGGGGGGCAGCCAGGAcagcggccccgccgccacgCTGGAGCGAG GGGGGAGCGCTCTGCCCACCGCCCTGCTGCTGAGcgcgctgctggggctggcgctggtgctggggctgtgctgcgcGCGCCGCGCCGGGCTGCACAAACACCTCTGCCAGCTGGGCAAGGGGACGTCGTGCCAGTACAG GATCTCGCAGCCGGAGCCCCCCTTGGCCGGGCAGGgccccccgcagcgcccccggcccccgcagTGGCGCCAGGCCACGGAGCTGCAGGTCATGCACAGCAGCAAG CCGGCTGTCCCGGCCCGGCCCGATCCTCCTGCGCGGCCTCTCCCGCCCGACCCTCTAACCAAGGCCTCCCAG GCCCCCCCCTCGGACAggccgcccccccccacccgccCGCTGCCTGCGGACCCCGTGGCGCCAGGCACTCAG ACCCCAGGTCCTGCCAAGCCCCCCCCGCCTCGCCGGCCCCTGCCCTCGGACCCCCCGGGGCCTTCACTGCCGCGCAGCGAGAgcccccccggccacccccaCGTCACCGTCATCCCTTCCAG gccggcgccgccgccccccgcgggCACCCCCCGGGAGGCCTGA